One Vitis riparia cultivar Riparia Gloire de Montpellier isolate 1030 chromosome 4, EGFV_Vit.rip_1.0, whole genome shotgun sequence genomic window carries:
- the LOC117913531 gene encoding leucine-rich repeat extensin-like protein 5 — translation MMGSPLLISLLVFLQLLAIIAHARTLSENSLNAFRQTDNLEMPTSLSPPFPAARETSTPDSSSCNRLIMRITQIKRPPMPSPSPPHTPPGPHQKPRPYSPAECLYCSWFNSITTRTSPCCGKSSSSLASSSPAHEKSSDFNYHCTAQGLRNNFRNRMDSKRPSVPPSPTPPIPNIPIASSSKSPPRPVRAYLHETIV, via the exons ATGATGGGATCTCCACTTCTCATCTCTCTCTTAGTTTTTCTTCAGCTTCTTGCTATTATTGCTCATGCAAGGACTTTATCAG AGAATTCACTGAATGCCTTCAGACAGACTGATAATTTGGAGATGCCCACGAGTCTCTCTCCTCCATTTCCAGCAGCTCGGGAGACAAGTACTCCAGACAGTTCTTCATGCAACAGACTGATCATGAGAATTACCCAAATCAAGAGGCCCCCAATGCCATCACCTTCACCCCCACATACACCACCTGGGCCACATCAAAAACCAAGACCTTATTCTCCTGCAGAGTGCTTGTACTGTAGTTGGTTCAATTCCATAACAACAAGGACTTCTCCTTGTTGTGGAAAGAGTTCATCATCTCTGGCATCATCATCACCAGCACATGAAAAGAGTTCTGATTTTAATTATCATTGTACTGCACAGGGTCTGCGTAACAACTTCAGAAACAGAATGGATTCCAAGAGGCCGTCAGTTCCACCATCACCAACACCACCAATACCAAATATACCTATAGCATCATCGTCAAAATCCCCACCCAGGCCAGTACGAGCTTACCTTCATGAGACAATCGTATGA